A single genomic interval of Bradyrhizobium sp. sBnM-33 harbors:
- the ald gene encoding alanine dehydrogenase encodes MKVGVPKEIKTHEYRVGLTPGAVREYVAAGHKVAVETDAGAGIGATDDNYRRAGATILDSAHEILASSEMIVKVKEPQPSEWTQLRENHILFTYLHLAPDPEQAKGLIKSGCTAIAYETVTDARGGLPLLAPMSEVAGRLAIEAAGSALKRYTGGRGLLIGGVPGVQPARIVVIGGGVVGTHAARMAAGLGAEVTIIDRSISRLRELDELFEGRVRTRFSTIDAVEEEVFSADVVIGAVLVPGASAPKLVSRGMLSSMRKGSVIVDVAIDQGGCFETSRPTTHADPTYEVDGVIHYCVANMPGAVPLTSSQALNNATLPFGLALANKGFSAVLENPHLRAGLNVHRGRLTYRAVAESLGLPFSPIEQAAA; translated from the coding sequence GTGAAGGTCGGTGTTCCCAAGGAAATCAAGACGCACGAATATCGCGTGGGCCTGACGCCGGGGGCCGTCCGCGAATATGTGGCGGCCGGCCACAAGGTGGCAGTCGAGACCGATGCCGGCGCCGGCATCGGCGCTACAGATGACAATTATCGCAGGGCCGGCGCAACGATTCTGGACTCCGCGCACGAGATCCTTGCATCGAGCGAGATGATCGTAAAGGTCAAGGAGCCCCAGCCGTCCGAATGGACCCAGCTGCGAGAGAATCATATCCTCTTCACTTATCTGCATCTGGCGCCGGACCCGGAGCAGGCTAAGGGCCTCATAAAGTCTGGCTGCACCGCGATCGCCTACGAGACCGTGACTGATGCACGTGGCGGCCTTCCGCTGCTTGCGCCGATGAGCGAGGTCGCGGGCAGGCTTGCGATCGAGGCGGCAGGTAGCGCTCTGAAGCGGTATACAGGCGGGCGGGGGCTGTTGATCGGTGGCGTGCCCGGTGTTCAGCCGGCCCGTATCGTGGTGATTGGAGGCGGCGTCGTCGGTACGCATGCGGCACGGATGGCGGCGGGCTTGGGTGCCGAGGTCACCATCATTGACCGCTCGATATCCCGGCTTCGCGAGCTGGATGAGCTATTCGAAGGGCGCGTTCGTACCAGGTTCTCGACAATAGACGCCGTGGAGGAAGAGGTATTTTCGGCGGACGTAGTCATTGGCGCGGTGCTCGTTCCCGGCGCGAGTGCGCCGAAACTTGTTAGCCGTGGCATGTTGAGCTCGATGCGCAAGGGCTCGGTGATCGTGGATGTAGCTATCGATCAGGGCGGCTGCTTTGAGACATCGCGTCCGACGACCCACGCTGATCCAACTTACGAGGTGGACGGCGTCATTCATTACTGCGTGGCCAATATGCCGGGAGCTGTCCCGCTGACCTCGAGCCAGGCCCTGAATAACGCCACGCTGCCATTTGGTTTGGCTCTGGCCAACAAGGGATTTTCCGCCGTGCTCGAAAATCCGCATCTGCGCGCAGGCCTCAATGTCCACCGAGGCCGGCTAACTTATAGGGCCGTGGCCGAGAGTCTCGGCCTGCCATTCTCACCGATCGAACAGGCTGCGGCCTGA
- a CDS encoding amino acid adenylation domain-containing protein, giving the protein MLAPRENFWRQRLEQFKELQSPFLSSSETAAPPRWQSSSWLIPSALAELSPFDRTEYLLSAWLIYLARITGESELQLGWTPAPNGSRAGMRAVEVLVASVVPMQMTIDLGRDFAGVCRAVAAECADLREHDSFPRDLIARSPTLRGKEALQSRRPWPIGVTLTANSCSAAGDQDSSPSAETALSGDLLTFEVCALNGSFRWHFDASRLAPKQIDRMTQHLQNLLCAVIADAQQPVARVELLSSEERAYLLEELNRTAAPYPSERCIHELFEAQVRQAPDAMAVTYADEHLSYGELNAQANRLAHHLIALGVKPDQPVAICLQRSPAMVVGLLAMLKAGGAYLPLDPAHPPARLRQVLEDAAPQLVLADAAGRAALGDVGVDVRVVDLATATPPWANLPASNPDARALGLTSRHLTYVIYTSESSATPKGVEMSHGSLVNLLYFSQLGAPKRRTLQFTTLNFDVLFQELFSCWRDGGLLVLVQEETRADFSALLEFVWGEAIERLFLPFVALNHFAEVWGAKGVLLPSLREIYTAGEQLRVTPMLRSFFELHPRARLINQYGPTETHVVTEHHLAADPACWPQLPPIGRPIANTRVYLLDSHGESVPFGAVGELYIGGAGVARGYLNRPELTAERFVADPFSGEAGARMYRTGDLARYLPDGDLELLGPQRRPGEDPRLRDRAR; this is encoded by the coding sequence ATGTTGGCGCCTCGGGAGAACTTTTGGCGGCAGCGGCTTGAGCAGTTTAAGGAATTGCAGAGTCCGTTTCTGTCGTCTTCGGAAACTGCGGCTCCGCCCAGATGGCAGTCGAGTTCCTGGCTCATTCCAAGTGCCTTGGCCGAGTTGTCGCCATTTGATCGTACTGAGTACTTGCTGAGTGCTTGGCTGATCTATCTCGCTCGCATCACGGGAGAATCAGAGCTTCAACTAGGGTGGACTCCCGCACCGAATGGATCGCGAGCCGGGATGAGGGCGGTAGAGGTGCTTGTCGCCTCTGTCGTGCCGATGCAAATGACCATCGATCTCGGTCGTGATTTTGCAGGCGTATGCAGGGCGGTCGCGGCCGAATGCGCGGATCTGAGAGAGCACGATAGTTTTCCGCGGGATCTTATCGCGCGCTCTCCGACGTTGCGGGGCAAGGAGGCGCTACAATCGCGCCGACCCTGGCCGATTGGCGTGACGCTCACCGCAAATAGCTGTTCTGCCGCTGGTGATCAAGATTCGAGCCCGAGTGCTGAGACAGCCCTATCCGGTGATTTGTTGACGTTTGAAGTTTGCGCTCTCAATGGGAGCTTTCGGTGGCACTTTGATGCCAGTCGCTTGGCGCCCAAGCAGATCGACCGTATGACGCAGCATTTGCAAAACTTGTTGTGTGCTGTGATAGCCGATGCGCAGCAGCCGGTCGCACGGGTTGAGCTGCTGTCATCCGAGGAGCGCGCATACCTCTTGGAGGAGCTGAACCGGACCGCGGCGCCCTATCCGTCGGAGCGGTGCATCCATGAGCTGTTTGAGGCGCAGGTGCGCCAGGCGCCGGATGCGATGGCGGTGACCTATGCGGACGAGCACTTAAGCTATGGCGAGCTCAATGCGCAGGCGAACCGGCTCGCACATCATCTGATCGCGCTCGGGGTGAAGCCGGATCAGCCGGTCGCGATCTGCCTTCAGCGCAGCCCGGCGATGGTGGTGGGGCTTTTGGCGATGCTCAAGGCAGGGGGCGCGTATCTGCCGCTCGATCCGGCCCATCCGCCCGCGCGGCTGCGGCAGGTTCTTGAGGATGCGGCGCCGCAATTGGTGCTGGCCGATGCGGCGGGGCGCGCCGCACTGGGCGATGTGGGCGTCGATGTGAGGGTGGTCGATCTCGCGACTGCGACACCGCCCTGGGCAAATCTGCCGGCGTCGAATCCGGATGCGCGCGCGCTCGGGCTGACCTCGCGCCATCTCACCTATGTGATCTACACCTCGGAATCATCAGCCACGCCCAAAGGCGTCGAAATGTCCCACGGCTCGCTTGTGAATTTGCTCTACTTCTCACAGCTTGGCGCGCCCAAACGACGCACACTTCAGTTCACGACCCTGAACTTCGACGTGTTGTTCCAGGAATTGTTCAGTTGCTGGAGGGACGGAGGGCTGCTCGTGCTCGTGCAGGAAGAGACCCGTGCGGACTTCTCCGCCTTACTGGAATTTGTGTGGGGGGAGGCGATCGAGCGGCTTTTCCTCCCATTCGTCGCGTTGAACCATTTTGCGGAGGTCTGGGGCGCTAAGGGAGTACTGCTGCCCTCTCTGAGGGAGATCTATACAGCGGGTGAGCAATTGCGGGTCACCCCAATGCTCAGGTCGTTCTTCGAATTGCACCCGAGGGCGAGATTGATCAATCAGTATGGGCCTACAGAAACCCACGTTGTTACGGAGCACCATCTCGCGGCTGACCCAGCATGTTGGCCCCAACTGCCTCCCATCGGCCGACCGATCGCGAACACGCGAGTTTACCTGCTTGATAGTCATGGTGAATCCGTTCCGTTTGGCGCTGTGGGGGAGCTTTACATTGGCGGCGCGGGGGTGGCACGTGGCTATTTGAACCGGCCCGAGCTGACGGCGGAGCGGTTTGTGGCCGATCCGTTCAGCGGCGAGGCGGGGGCGCGGATGTACCGGACCGGCGATCTGGCGCGCTATCTGCCGGACGGCGATCTGGAACTTTTGGGCCCGCAACGACGACCAGGTGAAGATCCGCGGCTTCGGGATCGAGCCCGGTGA
- a CDS encoding formyltransferase family protein — MNADPVDWIFSVGNPFILPPDVFARVRQGAFNHQDGPLPRYAGAHSMSWARLAQETDYAIGWYRINDGVNRGELVVERQLSIAPTDTALTLNLKCHEAAVEGFRELLAGLTNGELHAGSQAPVDGSVSPRRRRPDAAGYLRWNRSAQDLSRITRALNYGRYHSNPLCLPKVHLGDDVVAVRRLKVSAGRCGLPAGSLVEIHRSNWRVATGTEDVDVWFGSSDGLTLNARTLARQSALNVGDRLPILSDEEA, encoded by the coding sequence ATGAATGCCGACCCGGTAGACTGGATATTTTCCGTAGGAAATCCATTCATACTGCCACCGGATGTGTTTGCCCGAGTCCGTCAAGGCGCTTTCAATCACCAAGACGGCCCGTTGCCACGATATGCGGGAGCTCATTCGATGTCTTGGGCGCGGCTGGCACAAGAGACCGACTATGCCATCGGGTGGTATCGTATCAATGATGGTGTTAATAGGGGTGAGTTGGTGGTTGAGCGCCAACTTTCTATTGCGCCAACCGATACGGCGTTGACCCTGAACCTCAAATGTCATGAAGCCGCTGTCGAAGGCTTCCGCGAGCTTCTAGCTGGCTTAACGAATGGAGAGCTCCATGCTGGTTCGCAAGCGCCAGTGGACGGAAGCGTTTCTCCGAGGCGTCGACGCCCAGATGCTGCGGGCTATCTGCGATGGAATCGCTCCGCGCAAGATCTCTCAAGGATCACACGCGCCTTAAACTATGGACGGTATCATTCCAATCCGTTGTGTCTGCCGAAGGTGCACCTAGGGGATGATGTTGTCGCAGTCAGGCGCTTGAAGGTATCTGCTGGACGCTGCGGCCTTCCGGCAGGGTCCCTGGTTGAAATCCACCGCAGCAACTGGCGTGTGGCGACAGGGACAGAGGATGTTGATGTTTGGTTTGGCAGCTCAGACGGTCTGACTCTGAATGCACGGACACTCGCGAGGCAGTCCGCTCTGAATGTAGGCGATCGCCTCCCGATTTTGAGCGATGAGGAGGCGTAG
- a CDS encoding AMP-binding enzyme, with the protein MKIRGFGIEPGEIVARLTEHPSVRDAVVVAQGEGAAEKRLVAYVVTAAEHAGEAEGPELAATLRTHLSACLPEYIVPPAFVRLAALPLTPNGKLDRKALPAPEDEAYATGRP; encoded by the coding sequence GTGAAGATCCGCGGCTTCGGGATCGAGCCCGGTGAGATCGTGGCGCGGCTCACGGAGCACCCGTCGGTGCGCGACGCGGTAGTGGTGGCGCAAGGAGAGGGCGCGGCCGAGAAGCGTCTTGTCGCCTATGTTGTTACGGCTGCCGAGCACGCCGGCGAAGCTGAGGGACCTGAACTTGCCGCCACGCTGCGCACGCACTTAAGTGCGTGCTTGCCGGAGTACATCGTGCCGCCTGCGTTTGTGCGCCTTGCGGCGCTGCCCCTGACGCCGAACGGCAAGCTCGATCGCAAGGCACTGCCGGCGCCGGAGGATGAGGCGTATGCAACGGGGCGGCCATGA